From Chryseobacterium gallinarum, one genomic window encodes:
- a CDS encoding Rrf2 family transcriptional regulator has product MNNTRFATAVHIMTLLAKSPQEWLTSDWIAGSINVNPVIVRKEISVLREAGLIISRQGKEGGSQLAMSADLISISEIYKAVKNTEVLGKKNQNPNPACIVGKEINAHLNTLFEETDQLVVNFLGNKSLQEFADHFG; this is encoded by the coding sequence ATGAACAATACAAGATTTGCTACGGCAGTACATATCATGACATTATTGGCGAAAAGTCCTCAGGAGTGGTTAACTTCTGATTGGATTGCAGGCAGTATTAATGTAAACCCGGTAATTGTCCGGAAGGAAATCAGCGTATTGAGAGAAGCAGGCCTTATTATCAGCAGGCAAGGTAAAGAAGGAGGAAGCCAACTGGCCATGTCTGCAGATTTGATCAGTATTTCTGAGATTTACAAAGCCGTAAAAAACACGGAGGTCTTAGGAAAGAAAAACCAAAACCCGAACCCGGCTTGTATTGTTGGAAAAGAAATCAATGCCCATTTAAATACATTATTTGAAGAAACAGATCAGCTGGTAGTCAATTTTTTAGGAAATAAATCATTACAGGAATTCGCAGATCATTTCGGGTAA
- a CDS encoding NAD(P)-dependent oxidoreductase encodes MNNMKKVAVIGATGFVGTQIVKELVDRGYAVEALVRDASKVKTQENVTAKSIDVNNVNELAEALKGNDAVISAFNAGWTNPNLYNDFLNGSENIEKAVEQSGVKRLIVVGGAGSLYTPDNVQIVDTPDFPDAYKPGATAARDYLNKIKENNTLDWTFFSPAVEMNQANVGTRTGKYRTSLETPVFDENGRSRLSVEDVAVVLVDELEQNNHIRERFTAAY; translated from the coding sequence ATAAACAATATGAAAAAAGTAGCAGTAATCGGTGCAACAGGATTTGTAGGAACACAAATAGTAAAAGAACTTGTAGACAGGGGTTATGCTGTTGAAGCTTTAGTAAGAGATGCTTCGAAGGTAAAAACACAGGAAAATGTAACGGCAAAAAGCATTGATGTAAACAATGTCAATGAATTAGCTGAAGCATTGAAAGGAAATGATGCGGTTATCAGTGCTTTTAATGCAGGCTGGACAAATCCTAATCTTTACAATGATTTCTTAAATGGATCTGAGAATATTGAAAAAGCCGTAGAGCAATCTGGGGTGAAGAGACTGATTGTAGTGGGTGGGGCAGGAAGCCTTTATACACCGGATAATGTACAGATTGTAGATACACCTGATTTTCCGGATGCTTACAAACCGGGAGCAACGGCAGCAAGAGATTACCTGAATAAAATTAAAGAAAACAATACGCTGGACTGGACATTTTTTAGCCCCGCAGTAGAAATGAATCAGGCCAATGTAGGAACACGGACAGGAAAATACAGGACATCATTGGAAACTCCGGTATTTGATGAAAACGGAAGAAGCCGCCTCTCAGTAGAAGATGTAGCTGTGGTTTTGGTAGATGAACTGGAACAAAATAACCATATTCGCGAACGTTTTACAGCAGCATATTAA
- a CDS encoding MBL fold metallo-hydrolase codes for MLKKKLLLLAVLLGVINIVWAGNLKIKVYNPGPKAIFPITSTIIYGEKDALLIDAQFQKQYAEQLVKEIKATGKNLKTIFISHSDPDFYFGLDVIRKAFPDVKIISTAQTAYLISASKDEKMAVWKPQLKADAPSEIIIPEAVTSIPELEGNTIEIKQNPEDPAHSFLWIPSLKTVAGGISVSVDSHLWMADTQNVKAIEQWIGQIDAMKVLNPEQVVPSHFAKLSLSPRSLDFVKNYLENYKKAVTENQTTPAAVDFMVKKYPDLPGKNELEMGVKVFHGEMDWDLKSPYPAIGRKVEVDFGTVKFLLDFKDNKTMTFRGLSGNSKGSTETVEYTAVEVAKNVFMVYWHEPESGFNVTHVQDYNKHILYTNIAGKDGGFTHLKGTLKIIQ; via the coding sequence ATGTTAAAAAAGAAATTATTATTATTGGCTGTCCTGTTAGGGGTTATAAACATTGTTTGGGCAGGAAATCTGAAAATAAAAGTGTATAACCCTGGCCCCAAGGCCATTTTTCCTATAACTTCCACCATTATCTATGGAGAGAAAGATGCCCTTCTTATTGATGCCCAGTTTCAGAAACAATATGCAGAACAACTGGTCAAAGAAATAAAAGCAACAGGGAAAAACCTGAAAACTATTTTTATTTCACATAGCGATCCTGATTTTTATTTCGGACTGGATGTGATCAGAAAAGCCTTTCCGGATGTAAAAATCATATCTACAGCACAAACGGCTTATCTTATATCAGCTTCAAAAGACGAAAAGATGGCTGTATGGAAACCACAGTTGAAAGCCGATGCACCTTCAGAGATTATCATTCCGGAAGCGGTTACCTCTATTCCTGAACTGGAAGGAAATACCATCGAAATCAAACAAAATCCGGAAGATCCGGCACACAGCTTTCTCTGGATTCCTTCTTTGAAAACAGTTGCAGGTGGTATCTCGGTTTCAGTAGACTCCCACCTGTGGATGGCCGATACTCAGAACGTGAAGGCAATTGAACAATGGATCGGACAAATTGATGCCATGAAGGTATTAAACCCTGAACAGGTTGTCCCTTCTCATTTTGCCAAACTGTCCCTGTCTCCCCGGTCCCTCGATTTTGTGAAGAATTATCTTGAAAACTATAAAAAAGCAGTTACAGAAAATCAAACGACTCCTGCAGCGGTAGATTTTATGGTAAAAAAATATCCAGACCTGCCAGGAAAAAATGAGCTGGAAATGGGAGTGAAAGTTTTTCACGGTGAAATGGATTGGGATCTGAAATCACCATATCCTGCCATCGGACGAAAAGTAGAAGTGGATTTTGGAACGGTAAAGTTTCTTCTTGATTTTAAAGATAATAAAACAATGACTTTCCGGGGGCTTTCGGGAAATTCAAAAGGAAGTACTGAAACAGTAGAGTATACGGCAGTAGAAGTGGCAAAAAATGTTTTTATGGTGTACTGGCACGAGCCTGAATCAGGATTCAATGTTACCCATGTACAGGATTATAATAAGCATATTTTGTATACAAATATTGCAGGAAAAGATGGTGGGTTTACTCATCTGAAAGGAACTCTTAAGATTATACAGTAA
- a CDS encoding M23 family metallopeptidase produces the protein MKKFLNSKKNVNILLGGLLLVVFAQGVFIAKLFSERDDKTYEVNLVKINTEKDSVDYLKMKTDLKLVDQTVGQLNSFLKSKDITNEKLMMLNQDSISNSIYLSKQANRYSQYLMDLQQKLMQVPLGMPTDGYISSNFGVRKNPIPFKTVYASVKTHATTETRSIPAVAPKPEVKAEPVEKIVELTDSYGNKREVKVMVTPKAAPSAPEPAVATKSVAGNTVSKNIPVERNNPPAEADQMQFHKGLDIAVAYGSDVRAAAAGTVIFSGQKGGYGNCVIVSHGNGLATLYGHLSQLVSKVNDKVKVGQVIAKSGNSGRSTGPHLHYEVHKNNTPVNPKLFMNL, from the coding sequence ATGAAAAAATTTCTAAACAGTAAAAAGAACGTAAACATTCTCCTTGGAGGACTTTTACTAGTAGTTTTTGCTCAGGGTGTCTTTATTGCCAAGTTATTTTCTGAAAGGGATGACAAAACATATGAAGTAAACCTTGTAAAAATAAACACTGAAAAAGACAGTGTTGATTATTTAAAAATGAAAACTGATCTTAAATTGGTAGATCAGACTGTAGGCCAGCTGAATTCTTTCCTTAAGTCCAAGGATATTACCAATGAAAAACTGATGATGCTGAACCAGGATAGTATTTCAAATTCTATTTATCTTTCCAAACAAGCCAACCGGTACAGCCAATACCTGATGGATCTGCAGCAAAAACTGATGCAGGTTCCTTTGGGAATGCCTACTGATGGTTATATTTCTTCCAATTTCGGAGTGAGAAAAAACCCTATACCATTTAAAACCGTTTATGCTTCGGTAAAAACACATGCGACAACAGAAACCAGATCTATTCCTGCAGTGGCTCCAAAACCGGAAGTAAAAGCTGAACCCGTTGAAAAAATCGTAGAGCTTACTGACAGTTACGGGAATAAAAGGGAAGTAAAAGTAATGGTAACTCCCAAAGCGGCTCCTTCTGCACCTGAACCAGCTGTGGCAACAAAATCTGTAGCCGGCAATACAGTTTCTAAAAATATTCCTGTTGAAAGAAACAATCCTCCTGCAGAAGCTGATCAGATGCAGTTTCATAAAGGACTGGATATCGCAGTTGCTTACGGCTCGGATGTGAGGGCTGCTGCCGCCGGAACGGTAATTTTTTCCGGCCAAAAAGGAGGATACGGAAATTGTGTTATCGTTTCCCACGGAAATGGATTAGCGACTCTTTATGGGCATTTATCACAGCTTGTTTCTAAGGTAAATGATAAAGTAAAAGTGGGCCAGGTTATTGCTAAATCAGGAAATTCCGGCCGTTCTACCGGACCTCATCTCCATTATGAAGTACACAAAAACAATACTCCGGTAAATCCGAAACTGTTTATGAATCTATAA